Proteins encoded together in one bacterium window:
- a CDS encoding acyl-CoA thioesterase — protein sequence MSAEPFLYPYTIGLHDSDAAGIIFSANLFRICHEAYAAMMDELGFSIGYLLKHRPFGVPLVHLDGDFMQPSRVGDHVTIEVRIVELNRSSYKVEYTLRTPDGTACARAATVHVVVDTKTYKSIPMPENFRAALSRHYLPE from the coding sequence ATGTCAGCAGAACCATTTCTCTATCCCTACACCATCGGCCTGCACGACAGCGACGCGGCGGGCATCATTTTCTCCGCCAATTTGTTCCGGATTTGTCATGAAGCCTACGCGGCGATGATGGACGAGCTTGGTTTCAGTATTGGATACTTGCTGAAGCACCGGCCGTTTGGAGTGCCGCTTGTGCATTTGGACGGGGATTTCATGCAGCCGTCGCGAGTGGGCGACCATGTGACGATTGAGGTGCGGATTGTGGAGCTGAATCGCAGCTCGTACAAAGTGGAATACACACTTCGGACACCTGACGGCACGGCGTGTGCGCGTGCGGCGACCGTGCATGTTGTCGTGGACACGAAGACCTATAAGTCCATCCCGATGCCGGAGAATTTCCGCGCGGCACTGTCGCGGCACTACTTACCCGAATAA
- a CDS encoding long-chain fatty acid--CoA ligase gives MVKTSSRALISDSTEQLTWTQLLELAHEAPQGVHFLSGGNSVSQAALILAAALGRCSIIPLSPRLKIADREDIHNLFAQISPPTGIFIATSGSQGKPKLVHLSPELLSRHAHAVNQHVHLTENDTWLACLPFFHVGGMAIVLRCALAGAGVRILDNSSAELVAKNLDTVSLLSLVPTTLRRVLTLRNDILPDSIRAIILGGGPVPVDMIRQCPQVLPTYGLTEAGSMVTCSRPGCDDSERLTAGPPIPGAAVKIVDENGNPVSVNTSGRILVQSPGAASAYFRNDNETALTFREGWILTEDSGFLDELGCLHVLGRIDRIIVSGGENIALDEIESALRLLPDVRDALCVGIEDSEWGQSVAAVIESDLPLTLEHVREQLKAHLPSFKLPKQVSVTFKLPLLPNGKPDYRTARNLFG, from the coding sequence TTGGTCAAGACATCTTCCCGTGCGCTCATCTCAGACTCGACCGAGCAGCTCACCTGGACGCAGCTTCTCGAACTCGCGCACGAAGCACCGCAAGGTGTTCACTTCCTGTCCGGCGGAAACTCCGTCTCGCAGGCCGCTCTGATACTCGCCGCGGCGTTAGGCCGGTGCTCTATAATTCCCTTGAGCCCTCGCCTGAAAATTGCTGACCGCGAAGACATTCATAATCTCTTCGCCCAAATTTCCCCGCCGACAGGTATCTTTATCGCAACCTCCGGCTCGCAGGGTAAGCCAAAGCTCGTGCATCTTTCCCCCGAACTGCTCTCTCGACATGCTCATGCCGTCAATCAGCATGTGCACCTCACCGAGAATGACACATGGCTTGCCTGTCTTCCCTTCTTCCACGTCGGAGGAATGGCCATCGTCCTTCGTTGCGCGCTCGCCGGGGCGGGCGTGCGTATTCTCGATAACTCGTCGGCCGAGCTCGTTGCAAAAAATCTCGACACGGTCTCGCTTCTGTCGCTCGTTCCCACAACTCTGCGGCGCGTGCTGACGCTGCGAAATGATATTCTGCCCGACTCAATTCGCGCGATTATCCTCGGCGGCGGTCCTGTCCCGGTGGACATGATTAGGCAATGTCCGCAAGTTCTGCCGACCTATGGGTTGACCGAAGCCGGCTCTATGGTCACCTGCTCGCGTCCCGGTTGCGATGACTCTGAGCGTCTAACCGCCGGTCCTCCCATCCCCGGCGCTGCAGTCAAAATTGTTGATGAAAACGGTAACCCCGTTTCAGTAAATACGTCCGGTCGTATTCTCGTCCAAAGTCCCGGCGCTGCGTCCGCTTACTTCCGGAACGATAATGAAACAGCCCTCACGTTTCGTGAAGGCTGGATACTTACCGAAGATTCCGGTTTTCTCGATGAACTCGGCTGTCTGCATGTCCTTGGCCGAATTGATCGTATCATTGTTTCAGGCGGTGAAAACATCGCTCTCGATGAAATCGAGTCCGCGCTCCGCTTGCTGCCGGATGTCCGGGATGCCCTCTGCGTCGGCATTGAAGACTCCGAGTGGGGACAATCCGTCGCCGCAGTGATTGAGTCCGATTTGCCGCTGACCCTCGAGCACGTCCGCGAACAACTCAAAGCTCATCTCCCCTCCTTCAAACTCCCCAAGCAAGTCTCCGTCACCTTCAAACTTCCCCTGCTTCCGAACGGCAAACCCGACTATCGCACCGCGCGAAACTTATTCGGGTAA
- a CDS encoding glycosyltransferase family 2 protein, protein MMAEQTQTKTRYSVSVIIVNYNGGDDVAACLGSVMKSDCSDELEVIVVDNGSSDGSQQRIKREFAEVELIELGENKGFAAGCNAGIGAAHAGTILLLNPDTEVSVSAISRMHSALSEHPHWGIAGARMRDGKGDVYRAARRFPKPRDLSYQATGMARLFSSSKKFNGYLYGERKIEELDEVEQVEGSCLMISAAAREKVGLLDERFFIFFEEVDWCKRVKDAGYEIHVVNDAEVSHKVSTTMGKYYEFTRAVHAQSAMKYFRKHEGEEGYRAIRTVMTKALLLRAVILALPALFGIGNARRRFTGALIERRAYAVGIE, encoded by the coding sequence ATGATGGCAGAGCAGACGCAGACGAAGACACGGTATTCGGTGTCAGTCATTATTGTGAACTACAACGGCGGTGACGACGTTGCGGCCTGTTTGGGTTCAGTGATGAAGTCGGACTGTTCTGATGAGCTGGAAGTGATCGTGGTGGACAACGGCTCTTCGGATGGCTCGCAGCAACGGATCAAACGGGAGTTCGCGGAGGTGGAACTTATCGAGCTGGGGGAAAACAAGGGCTTTGCGGCGGGATGCAATGCAGGCATAGGAGCGGCCCATGCGGGAACGATACTGCTGCTGAATCCGGACACGGAAGTGAGTGTGAGTGCGATTAGCCGGATGCACAGCGCGCTGTCGGAACATCCGCACTGGGGGATTGCGGGAGCGCGGATGCGTGACGGGAAGGGAGACGTTTATCGTGCGGCGCGGCGATTTCCGAAACCTCGGGATTTGAGCTATCAAGCGACCGGAATGGCGCGGTTATTCTCAAGTTCGAAGAAATTCAACGGCTATTTGTATGGGGAGCGGAAGATAGAAGAGTTGGACGAGGTTGAGCAGGTGGAGGGGAGCTGTTTGATGATTTCGGCAGCGGCGCGGGAAAAGGTGGGGCTGCTCGATGAGCGGTTTTTCATTTTCTTTGAGGAGGTGGATTGGTGCAAGCGGGTGAAGGATGCGGGGTATGAGATACATGTGGTGAACGACGCGGAAGTATCGCACAAGGTTTCGACGACGATGGGGAAGTACTACGAGTTTACGCGCGCGGTGCATGCACAGAGCGCAATGAAGTATTTTCGCAAGCATGAGGGAGAAGAAGGATATCGGGCGATTCGGACGGTGATGACGAAAGCGCTGCTGCTCAGAGCGGTGATACTGGCGCTGCCGGCACTGTTTGGAATCGGGAACGCGCGACGGAGGTTCACAGGAGCATTGATAGAACGGCGAGCCTATGCGGTGGGGATAGAGTAG
- the menC gene encoding o-succinylbenzoate synthase, producing MSEICHTPVALEFKEPLITSRGTVHMRRGFLLAIEHNGRKIVSESSLLPEFGTEHFEHAERILNGESLLVQTAPSAVFALDCLRYALEKKDDRDIRVPIAKLLPGGSNEDIIVAARHAALASYDTVKLKVAVKSLEDDINLVNTIALELPELMIRLDANLGWTSDAVRKFADALPREAVEWIEDPCSLSLREWTRLQSEVGVPFACDEAFSEEEILAFDGVPGFKTLVLKPARMGAIRERSALLKRMRDEEIPVVLSSMMDSSVGLAHLAHLASEWSSPEIAQGLGTLQFLKQDTLSHSLHIEAGHLVVPPLSELYDGLRPEYKSALLG from the coding sequence GTGAGCGAAATTTGTCACACTCCCGTCGCGCTCGAATTCAAAGAGCCGCTCATCACCTCTCGCGGCACCGTACACATGCGGCGTGGCTTTCTGCTCGCCATTGAGCACAACGGCCGGAAAATTGTCTCGGAATCCTCTCTGCTCCCGGAATTCGGTACCGAACACTTTGAACATGCCGAGCGTATTCTGAACGGCGAGTCGCTGCTTGTGCAAACCGCACCCTCTGCCGTGTTCGCGCTCGATTGTCTGCGGTATGCTCTCGAGAAAAAAGACGACCGCGACATCCGCGTTCCCATCGCGAAACTGCTCCCCGGAGGCTCCAATGAAGATATCATCGTGGCTGCGCGTCATGCCGCGCTTGCAAGCTATGACACCGTCAAGTTGAAAGTTGCCGTCAAGTCACTTGAAGATGACATCAATCTGGTCAACACCATCGCGCTCGAACTGCCTGAACTGATGATTCGACTCGATGCCAATCTCGGTTGGACAAGCGATGCTGTCAGAAAATTTGCGGATGCGCTGCCGCGTGAAGCGGTCGAGTGGATTGAAGACCCCTGCAGTCTGTCTCTCCGCGAATGGACACGCTTGCAATCTGAAGTCGGTGTTCCCTTTGCGTGCGACGAGGCTTTCTCCGAGGAGGAGATTCTCGCCTTTGATGGCGTCCCCGGATTCAAAACGCTTGTTCTTAAACCCGCGCGTATGGGCGCTATTCGTGAACGCAGTGCTCTGCTGAAACGGATGCGTGACGAAGAAATTCCCGTTGTGCTGTCTTCCATGATGGACAGCAGCGTCGGACTCGCGCACCTTGCACATCTTGCAAGTGAATGGAGCTCGCCGGAAATCGCACAGGGACTCGGCACACTGCAATTCCTTAAACAGGACACTTTGTCTCACAGTCTGCATATCGAAGCCGGGCATCTCGTTGTACCGCCGCTCTCCGAACTCTACGATGGTCTGCGTCCCGAGTACAAATCCGCTCTCCTGGGATGA
- a CDS encoding carboxypeptidase regulatory-like domain-containing protein — MKIASLILRAAALSLMLTTVSAQAASDATVKELWQRAELGEFLSPLEKAELAPFLAEFERRGTESIDAIGGPDGYGYYYVDNQNGDTTSYSWIELRGDNQATWVDFENADDGTATIPLSFNFPFYGVHYPTLNVCTNGFITFEDNRFSASNQCFPASSLGGPAIAMFWDDLHLHFGENQQNDNTVAWRDFGDYVVIQFDEVGHYGFPTPPADNFTFECILYANGSIKLQYQDMNYAVYAGSQSIGIQQSTSGTSLQYVCNNGSLEDGRAVWFYRSGYGAMGGTVQSNGTPVYQATVMIEDAGLYASTDGNGNYYFPVAPIGTHTVTARMFGYQPYTVESVVVSTNQLTTRNFALTSVPTIDFAAEDVNMAIPDRDTVYAELNVTDNVTISTMAVRIENLQHTYIGDMVMWIESPWGQRVLLCDRNGGSGDNMTGCQFDDMAGQSIATGIAPFSNRYWAEQPLSSMSGNQSRGMWKLVMFDAANQDQGTLNDWSLHFAGTQVPEGRVWGVVNDAEFQPIHGCEVMFEPTGLSTMTAADGSWELYLPVGTWNLELSADGYCDQTLANIVVANNSEQQVDTELGAPHGTSSTDFLSQQAVGEGVFTQQFLLSSDGQCGWEYTIDVMAGDWLTVSPMSGVLWTGQSDEITVTFNTNGLQGGVYTGEIEIGHNGVTGRITIPVILDLATAADPARNLPTEYALHGNYPNPFNGQTDIAFDLPAAGDVNITVHNLLGQQVATILNETRSAGFHRINWNARSDQGMELTTGLYFLRVNMGGRDYVSKMILAR; from the coding sequence TTGAAGATCGCATCATTAATTTTACGCGCAGCGGCACTGTCACTGATGTTGACAACTGTGTCGGCTCAGGCGGCCTCTGATGCCACGGTGAAGGAATTGTGGCAACGCGCCGAGCTTGGAGAGTTTTTGTCACCGCTGGAGAAGGCCGAACTTGCTCCGTTTTTGGCGGAGTTTGAACGTCGCGGAACTGAGAGCATAGACGCCATTGGCGGTCCGGACGGGTACGGCTATTACTACGTTGATAATCAGAACGGGGATACGACCAGCTACTCGTGGATTGAATTGCGAGGCGACAATCAGGCGACGTGGGTGGATTTCGAGAATGCGGACGACGGCACGGCGACGATTCCGCTGTCGTTCAACTTCCCATTCTACGGGGTGCACTACCCGACTTTGAACGTCTGCACGAATGGTTTCATCACCTTTGAAGACAATCGCTTTTCGGCATCGAATCAGTGTTTTCCGGCGTCGAGTCTGGGCGGCCCTGCAATAGCGATGTTCTGGGACGATTTGCATCTTCACTTTGGTGAGAATCAGCAAAACGACAACACGGTGGCGTGGCGTGATTTCGGTGATTATGTCGTGATACAGTTTGACGAGGTCGGCCACTACGGATTTCCGACACCGCCGGCGGACAATTTCACCTTTGAGTGCATATTGTATGCGAACGGCAGCATCAAGCTACAGTATCAGGATATGAATTACGCTGTGTACGCGGGCTCGCAGAGCATCGGAATTCAACAGAGCACCAGCGGGACGTCGCTGCAGTACGTCTGCAACAACGGTTCATTAGAGGACGGCAGGGCGGTATGGTTCTATCGCAGCGGTTACGGCGCGATGGGCGGTACCGTGCAGTCGAACGGGACGCCGGTGTATCAGGCGACCGTAATGATAGAGGATGCGGGATTGTATGCCAGCACGGACGGCAACGGCAACTACTATTTCCCGGTGGCGCCGATTGGCACACATACAGTGACGGCGCGCATGTTTGGTTACCAGCCTTACACGGTGGAAAGTGTGGTGGTCAGCACTAATCAGTTGACGACTCGCAATTTCGCATTGACGTCTGTTCCGACGATAGACTTCGCGGCTGAGGACGTAAACATGGCGATTCCCGACCGTGACACGGTGTATGCGGAGTTGAATGTCACGGACAACGTGACGATTTCGACGATGGCCGTGCGGATAGAGAATCTTCAGCACACCTATATCGGCGATATGGTGATGTGGATTGAGAGTCCATGGGGACAGCGGGTGCTTTTGTGTGACCGCAATGGCGGCAGCGGTGACAACATGACGGGCTGCCAGTTTGACGATATGGCAGGTCAGTCGATTGCAACGGGTATTGCTCCGTTCAGCAATCGGTATTGGGCTGAGCAGCCGTTGTCAAGCATGAGCGGGAATCAAAGCCGCGGCATGTGGAAGCTTGTGATGTTTGACGCCGCAAATCAGGATCAGGGAACATTGAATGACTGGTCACTGCATTTTGCGGGCACGCAGGTTCCGGAAGGCCGTGTGTGGGGAGTTGTGAACGACGCGGAGTTCCAGCCGATTCACGGGTGTGAAGTGATGTTTGAGCCGACGGGATTGTCAACGATGACTGCCGCAGATGGTTCATGGGAGCTTTATCTTCCTGTGGGAACGTGGAATCTTGAGCTTAGCGCAGACGGCTACTGCGACCAGACGCTGGCGAACATCGTGGTGGCAAACAACTCGGAGCAGCAAGTTGACACCGAACTTGGCGCGCCGCACGGCACGAGTTCAACGGATTTTCTGAGTCAGCAAGCAGTCGGCGAAGGAGTGTTCACACAGCAGTTCCTGCTTAGCTCGGACGGACAGTGCGGCTGGGAATACACGATTGACGTGATGGCGGGCGATTGGCTGACGGTGTCGCCGATGAGCGGCGTGCTGTGGACGGGACAGTCGGATGAAATCACTGTGACGTTCAACACGAACGGCCTGCAGGGCGGAGTTTACACCGGAGAGATTGAAATCGGCCACAACGGTGTGACGGGACGAATCACGATACCGGTGATATTGGATTTGGCGACCGCTGCCGATCCCGCGCGCAACCTGCCGACGGAGTATGCTCTTCACGGAAACTATCCGAACCCGTTCAACGGACAGACGGATATTGCATTTGACCTGCCTGCTGCAGGCGACGTGAATATAACTGTACACAATCTGCTGGGACAGCAGGTCGCGACGATATTGAATGAAACCCGTTCGGCAGGGTTCCACCGAATCAACTGGAACGCACGCAGCGACCAGGGGATGGAACTCACGACAGGACTATATTTCCTCCGTGTGAATATGGGTGGCCGCGACTATGTCAGTAAGATGATATTGGCTCGCTAA
- a CDS encoding CBS domain-containing protein yields the protein MKLSEVLFEKGTRVYTAQESDPVLSAVETLVSHNIGALAILDSENNLVGIFSERDILRLVSRNAGQLAKLTVGEFMTRDVVTGHPEQSVDEAMSRMTEKRIRHLPIIQHRKLVGMISIGDLVKARLEETEYHKQQMENLVLGRYPA from the coding sequence GTGAAGTTGTCGGAAGTCTTGTTTGAGAAGGGGACACGGGTGTATACGGCACAGGAAAGCGATCCGGTGCTGTCGGCAGTCGAGACTTTGGTGTCCCACAATATCGGCGCGCTGGCCATTCTGGACAGTGAGAACAATCTGGTGGGAATCTTTTCCGAGCGGGATATTCTCCGGCTTGTGTCGCGGAATGCCGGACAACTGGCCAAGCTGACGGTGGGCGAATTTATGACCCGCGATGTTGTCACAGGCCATCCGGAGCAATCGGTGGATGAGGCCATGTCACGGATGACAGAGAAACGGATTCGCCACCTGCCGATTATTCAGCACCGGAAACTGGTGGGCATGATTTCCATCGGAGATCTTGTGAAGGCCAGACTGGAAGAGACCGAGTATCACAAGCAGCAGATGGAGAATCTGGTGCTGGGAAGATATCCAGCTTGA